From Frateuria aurantia DSM 6220, one genomic window encodes:
- a CDS encoding SCO family protein yields MADLTFRGFRTRLSRPARWRRSLPVLLCLLLAACQRAPAGHWQLNDISGHMPDLQFALTSDENKPVTAADFKGLTTLLYFGYTHCPDVCPLTMAHLHVVLQKLGPLARNVRILFVSVDPARDTPEQLHDYVRAFDSHALGLTGSPAAIEALSKRYRAAYSRDPSAADGNYEVAHSSGIYVFDPQGRARLLATPADSENALVHDLTALIQSQEH; encoded by the coding sequence ATGGCTGACCTGACCTTTCGCGGGTTCCGTACCCGACTCTCCCGCCCTGCACGCTGGCGCCGGTCGCTGCCCGTCCTGCTGTGCCTGCTGCTGGCCGCCTGCCAGCGCGCGCCGGCCGGGCACTGGCAGCTGAACGACATCAGCGGTCATATGCCGGATCTGCAGTTTGCGCTGACCAGTGACGAAAACAAGCCGGTCACGGCCGCCGACTTCAAGGGCCTGACCACCCTGCTGTACTTCGGCTACACCCACTGTCCCGATGTCTGTCCGCTGACGATGGCGCATCTGCATGTGGTCTTGCAGAAGCTGGGGCCGCTGGCGCGGAATGTCCGCATCCTGTTCGTCAGCGTCGATCCGGCCCGCGATACGCCGGAACAATTGCATGACTATGTGCGGGCCTTCGACAGCCACGCGCTGGGCCTGACCGGCTCGCCAGCCGCGATCGAGGCACTGAGCAAGCGCTACCGCGCCGCCTACAGTCGCGATCCCTCGGCGGCCGACGGCAATTACGAGGTGGCGCACAGCTCCGGCATCTATGTTTTCGACCCGCAAGGCCGGGCCCGGCTGCTGGCTACGCCGGCCGACAGCGAGAATGCACTGGTCCACGATCTGACCGCACTCATCCAGTCACAGGAGCACTGA
- a CDS encoding copper chaperone PCu(A)C, with protein sequence MSRRHLLCLTGLGLLACSLPGFATSVTADHGWIRLLPGNLPAAGYVQLHNEGDQAAMLTSASSPRYGRVMLHLSSNRNGSASMQMVDQLAIHARSQLRLAPGSFHLMLSQATAPAPKVGDKVMISLHFDGGQSLQVPFVVRPAYAEDDGSTAPTGSASSSTAASP encoded by the coding sequence ATGTCGCGCCGCCATCTGCTCTGCCTCACCGGTCTGGGCCTGCTCGCCTGCAGCCTGCCCGGCTTCGCCACCAGCGTCACCGCCGATCATGGCTGGATCCGGCTGCTGCCGGGCAACCTGCCGGCCGCCGGCTATGTGCAGCTGCACAATGAAGGCGATCAGGCCGCGATGCTGACCTCGGCCAGCAGTCCGCGCTATGGCCGGGTGATGCTGCATCTCAGCAGCAACCGCAACGGCAGCGCCAGCATGCAGATGGTCGATCAGCTCGCCATCCATGCCCGCTCGCAACTGCGGCTTGCCCCGGGAAGCTTTCATCTGATGCTGAGCCAGGCCACGGCCCCTGCTCCCAAGGTCGGCGACAAGGTGATGATCAGCCTGCATTTCGATGGCGGGCAGTCCCTGCAGGTTCCTTTCGTGGTGCGCCCGGCCTATGCCGAGGATGACGGCAGCACCGCACCCACTGGCAGCGCCAGCAGCAGTACCGCAGCCTCCCCCTGA
- the purT gene encoding formate-dependent phosphoribosylglycinamide formyltransferase has protein sequence MKSFATPYSSSAFRVLLLGSGELGKEVAIELQRLAVEVIAVDRYEHAPAMQVAHRSHVIDMLDGAALRAVIEAEKPDLVVPEIEAIHTQTLVELEQEGLKVVPTARATLLTMNREGIRRLAAEDLGLPTSPYRFCGDEAEYQAAATALGLPFVIKPVMSSSGKGQSVVRKAEDLSAAWAYAQSGGRAGQGRVIVEGFVDFDYEITLLTVRHHGGVAFCAPIGHRQEDGDYRESWQPQPMSDKALAEAQRQADAITEALGGCGVFGVEFFVKGDQVIFSEVSPRPHDTGLVTLISQDLSEFALHARAILGLPVPVIRQRCPAASVAVLAEGDIDAPRYDGVAEALAEVDTQLRIFGKPEVHGRRRVAVTLALDESVEAAKAKAVRSAQALRVTA, from the coding sequence ATGAAATCATTCGCGACGCCGTATTCTTCTTCTGCCTTCCGGGTCCTGCTGCTGGGTTCGGGCGAGCTGGGCAAGGAAGTGGCCATCGAACTGCAGCGCCTGGCCGTGGAAGTGATCGCGGTCGATCGCTATGAGCATGCGCCGGCGATGCAGGTCGCCCACCGCAGCCATGTCATCGACATGCTGGACGGCGCCGCGCTGCGGGCGGTGATCGAGGCGGAAAAGCCCGATCTGGTCGTGCCGGAAATCGAGGCGATCCACACCCAGACCCTGGTCGAGCTGGAGCAGGAAGGTCTGAAGGTGGTGCCCACCGCCAGAGCCACCTTGCTGACGATGAACCGCGAGGGCATTCGCCGGCTGGCGGCCGAGGATCTGGGGCTGCCGACCTCGCCGTATCGTTTCTGCGGCGACGAGGCCGAGTATCAGGCCGCCGCGACCGCGTTGGGCCTTCCCTTCGTCATCAAGCCGGTGATGAGCTCCTCGGGCAAGGGGCAGAGCGTGGTGCGCAAGGCGGAGGATCTGTCGGCGGCCTGGGCTTATGCCCAGTCGGGCGGTCGTGCCGGCCAGGGGCGGGTGATCGTGGAGGGGTTTGTCGACTTCGATTACGAGATCACCTTGCTGACCGTGCGCCATCACGGTGGCGTCGCGTTCTGCGCACCGATCGGGCATCGCCAGGAAGATGGCGATTATCGTGAATCCTGGCAGCCGCAGCCGATGAGCGACAAGGCGCTGGCCGAGGCACAGCGTCAGGCCGATGCGATCACCGAGGCGCTGGGCGGCTGCGGCGTGTTCGGTGTGGAGTTTTTTGTGAAGGGGGATCAGGTGATCTTCTCCGAAGTCAGCCCGCGACCGCACGATACCGGGCTGGTCACCCTGATCTCGCAGGACCTGTCCGAGTTCGCCCTGCATGCGCGCGCGATCCTGGGCCTGCCGGTGCCCGTCATCCGCCAGCGCTGTCCGGCGGCTTCGGTGGCCGTGCTCGCCGAAGGCGATATCGACGCGCCGCGTTATGACGGCGTGGCCGAGGCGCTGGCGGAGGTCGATACCCAGCTGCGGATCTTCGGCAAGCCTGAGGTCCATGGTCGTCGGCGGGTCGCGGTCACCCTGGCTCTGGATGAATCGGTGGAGGCCGCCAAGGCCAAGGCCGTGCGCTCGGCACAGGCCTTGCGGGTCACGGCCTGA
- a CDS encoding cytochrome c oxidase assembly protein, with translation MLAELVKWLTPWEFSWPLLLAWLGTAVLYWRGHRRQPQPWPRQLAFWLGMALIYVSLHTYVDFYCEHEFVAHRIQQIVLHHLAPLLLVSAYPASVLRRGLPLRWRSGLNLLTRCWPWRLGVAIFGNPTVASLLFVVFVLVWLIPSVQTLAMLDWRIYRFMNWSMLASGLIYWSLVLDHRPHPPGRMVVGMRVLSPAITMMPQIVVGAVITFARHDLYPIFAICGRAFSFDLLTGQMMGGVMIWVPAAMIEAVGSLLAMRQWLRLSRAGRIRQRPRPGAVVATSVVTAGAASDH, from the coding sequence ATGCTGGCTGAACTGGTCAAGTGGCTGACGCCCTGGGAATTTTCCTGGCCGCTGCTGCTGGCCTGGCTGGGGACGGCCGTGCTGTACTGGCGAGGCCATCGCCGGCAGCCGCAGCCCTGGCCCCGTCAGCTGGCCTTCTGGCTGGGCATGGCGCTGATTTATGTTTCCTTGCACACCTATGTCGACTTCTATTGCGAGCATGAGTTCGTCGCGCATCGGATCCAGCAGATCGTCCTGCATCACCTGGCACCCTTGCTGCTGGTATCGGCCTATCCGGCCAGCGTCTTGCGTCGGGGACTGCCGCTGCGCTGGCGCAGCGGGCTGAACCTGCTGACCCGTTGCTGGCCATGGCGGCTGGGCGTCGCGATTTTCGGCAATCCGACGGTGGCCAGCCTATTGTTCGTGGTCTTCGTGCTGGTGTGGCTGATCCCTTCGGTGCAGACCCTGGCGATGCTGGACTGGCGTATTTATCGCTTCATGAACTGGTCGATGCTGGCCAGCGGGCTGATCTACTGGTCGCTGGTGCTGGATCATCGGCCGCATCCGCCGGGACGCATGGTGGTCGGCATGCGGGTGTTGTCACCGGCGATCACGATGATGCCGCAAATCGTCGTCGGTGCTGTGATCACCTTTGCCAGACATGATCTTTATCCGATCTTCGCGATCTGCGGGCGGGCCTTCAGTTTTGATCTGCTGACCGGGCAGATGATGGGCGGGGTGATGATCTGGGTGCCGGCAGCAATGATCGAGGCGGTGGGGTCGCTGCTGGCCATGCGGCAATGGCTGCGGCTTTCGCGCGCCGGGCGGATCCGGCAGCGGCCCCGGCCAGGTGCCGTGGTGGCGACCTCCGTGGTGACGGCGGGCGCCGCCAGCGATCACTGA
- a CDS encoding arginyltransferase produces the protein MRSDLIRLFQTPPQACGYYPERSAQNLLIDPHQPDLAGLYGAALEQGFRRAGDQLYLPRCSACQACIPTRIEVAAFRPDRSQRRNLRDNADVRISLQPAQYNQERFELYARYLRWRHPDGGMDEAEPEDFTHFLRADWSPTWFMEFRLAGELIAVAVTDICEQGLSAVYTFYAPEHASRGLGTLAVLQQVELARQRELAWVYLGFWIAGHPKMDYKRRFQPLQLRGSHGWKPMLPTTGKD, from the coding sequence ATGCGCTCCGATCTGATCCGGCTGTTCCAGACTCCGCCCCAGGCCTGCGGCTACTATCCCGAGCGCAGCGCGCAGAATCTGCTGATCGATCCTCACCAGCCCGACCTGGCCGGGTTGTACGGGGCAGCGCTGGAACAAGGCTTTCGACGGGCCGGCGATCAGCTGTACCTGCCACGCTGCAGCGCCTGCCAAGCCTGCATTCCGACACGGATAGAGGTAGCCGCTTTTCGCCCCGACCGCTCACAGCGCCGCAATCTGCGCGACAACGCCGATGTACGGATCAGTCTGCAGCCGGCGCAATACAATCAGGAGCGCTTCGAGCTGTATGCGCGCTATCTGCGCTGGCGCCATCCGGATGGCGGCATGGATGAGGCCGAGCCCGAGGATTTTACCCACTTTCTCCGTGCCGACTGGAGTCCGACCTGGTTTATGGAGTTCCGGCTGGCCGGCGAACTGATCGCCGTCGCGGTGACTGACATCTGCGAACAAGGGCTGTCGGCGGTCTATACCTTCTACGCCCCGGAGCATGCCTCACGCGGCCTGGGCACCCTGGCGGTACTCCAACAAGTCGAGCTGGCCCGCCAGCGCGAGCTGGCCTGGGTCTATCTGGGCTTCTGGATTGCCGGTCACCCCAAAATGGACTACAAACGCCGCTTCCAGCCACTGCAGCTGCGGGGCAGCCATGGCTGGAAACCGATGCTGCCGACGACCGGCAAGGACTGA
- a CDS encoding ABC transporter permease subunit, whose translation MSPVQAMVRRELRGYFVTAQAYLFLILFLVGSGFLTFYLGDFYTRDQADLQPFFDLHPWLYLILVPAITMRSWADERKAGTLELLLTLPVSISQAVLAKFLAAWIFIGIALALTFPIWITVNYLGSPDNGVIIAGYLGSWLMAGTFLAIGNALSVTTNSQVVAFILTLVVCLLLLLAGLGQVQDIFQGLLPSRWILALGQLSMLRHFEAIALGVLDLHDIAYFLLSTAAWLLAGGLLLNLKRAG comes from the coding sequence ATGAGTCCGGTCCAGGCGATGGTGCGGCGGGAGTTGCGCGGTTACTTCGTGACGGCGCAGGCTTATCTGTTTCTGATCCTGTTCCTGGTAGGCAGCGGATTCCTGACTTTCTATCTGGGGGATTTCTATACCCGCGACCAGGCTGATCTGCAGCCGTTTTTCGACCTGCATCCCTGGCTGTACCTGATCCTGGTGCCGGCCATTACCATGCGATCCTGGGCCGATGAACGCAAGGCCGGCACCCTGGAACTGCTGCTGACCCTGCCGGTCAGCATCAGCCAGGCCGTGCTGGCCAAGTTTCTGGCGGCCTGGATCTTTATCGGCATCGCCCTGGCGCTGACTTTTCCGATCTGGATCACCGTCAATTATCTGGGCAGTCCGGACAACGGCGTGATCATAGCCGGCTATCTGGGCAGCTGGCTGATGGCAGGCACCTTTCTGGCCATCGGCAATGCCTTGTCGGTCACGACCAACAGCCAGGTGGTCGCCTTTATTCTGACCTTGGTGGTCTGCCTGTTGCTGCTGCTCGCCGGGCTGGGACAGGTCCAGGATATTTTCCAGGGCTTGCTGCCTTCCCGCTGGATTCTTGCGCTGGGCCAGCTCAGTATGTTGCGGCATTTCGAGGCGATTGCATTGGGCGTGCTGGATCTGCATGACATCGCCTATTTTCTGCTCAGCACGGCGGCCTGGCTGCTGGCCGGCGGACTGCTGCTGAACCTGAAGAGGGCTGGCTGA
- a CDS encoding polyketide cyclase, with the protein MMRVLEFLVALAIVAVVGLVVGVALPSHGHIERTQVIGKDLRQVYDVLNNFGDLPDYAELSTAGEKPQFTDSGKAFGTGAEVSWTSSDPKKSGQLSIASVSPAFDQITTATSESKIVWNVNNAWRGDNKHFTLDLKRQGSRGQLTSVTWAYDVDYGWNLASRYSYLFINGSPAAFIQFSLNGLQSLLGSIPNTDYTDLVPYVAPAKPTPVLAISATSPRKEGLDALNGAIDGAVKQLNAEAKKLGVNVTGPRIVFTTDYGDTTVAFDVALPIDASSLTLDGQAHALTAYQVPALAAAGAASAAAPAASAPAAAASSAAAAASEPAVGDTDRYNRLVLGHGISAYLALNDATLSAKWVGNGAGVPLTRDMLRTYAQTHGYKFDDVVAHPYDILEPKADGQSDDQRVYEVYLPLKAGVPTQTPEQEAGKSQLPASDASAAAPAAAGTAAAPAAAGSAAG; encoded by the coding sequence ATGATGCGTGTTCTTGAATTCCTGGTTGCCCTGGCCATCGTTGCCGTCGTCGGCCTGGTGGTCGGTGTCGCCTTGCCCTCCCATGGCCACATCGAACGTACCCAGGTGATCGGCAAGGACCTGCGCCAGGTCTACGATGTGCTGAACAATTTCGGTGACCTGCCGGACTATGCGGAACTGTCCACGGCGGGCGAGAAGCCGCAGTTCACCGATTCGGGCAAGGCTTTCGGCACCGGTGCCGAGGTCAGCTGGACCAGTTCGGATCCGAAGAAGTCCGGTCAGTTGAGCATCGCCTCGGTGTCGCCGGCCTTCGACCAGATCACCACGGCGACTTCCGAGTCAAAGATCGTCTGGAACGTCAACAATGCCTGGCGTGGTGACAACAAGCATTTCACCCTGGATCTGAAGCGCCAGGGCAGCCGCGGTCAGCTGACCAGCGTGACCTGGGCCTATGACGTCGACTACGGCTGGAATCTGGCGAGCCGGTATTCCTATCTGTTCATCAACGGCAGCCCGGCGGCGTTTATCCAGTTCAGCCTGAATGGTCTGCAGAGCCTGCTGGGCAGCATCCCGAACACCGATTACACCGACCTGGTGCCGTATGTGGCGCCGGCCAAGCCGACGCCGGTGCTCGCCATCTCCGCGACCAGCCCCCGCAAGGAAGGTCTGGATGCGCTGAATGGCGCGATTGATGGCGCCGTCAAGCAGCTGAATGCCGAGGCCAAGAAGCTGGGCGTCAACGTGACCGGTCCCCGCATCGTGTTCACCACCGACTACGGCGATACCACGGTGGCTTTCGATGTGGCCCTGCCGATCGATGCCAGCTCGCTCACTCTGGATGGTCAGGCCCATGCCCTGACGGCTTACCAGGTGCCGGCACTGGCCGCTGCCGGTGCCGCGAGTGCCGCCGCGCCTGCCGCCTCGGCACCTGCTGCTGCCGCCTCTTCGGCCGCTGCCGCCGCCAGCGAGCCGGCGGTGGGTGACACCGATCGCTACAACCGGCTGGTGCTGGGTCACGGCATCAGTGCCTATCTGGCGCTGAACGATGCGACCCTGAGCGCCAAGTGGGTCGGCAACGGTGCCGGCGTACCGCTGACCCGCGATATGCTGCGCACCTATGCCCAGACCCATGGCTACAAGTTCGATGACGTGGTGGCTCATCCCTACGATATCCTCGAGCCCAAGGCCGACGGCCAGTCCGACGACCAGCGCGTCTACGAGGTCTACCTGCCGCTGAAGGCCGGTGTGCCGACCCAGACGCCGGAACAGGAAGCCGGTAAGAGCCAGCTGCCGGCCAGCGATGCCAGTGCCGCCGCCCCCGCGGCAGCCGGTACCGCCGCCGCTCCGGCCGCTGCGGGCAGCGCCGCCGGCTGA
- a CDS encoding ABC transporter ATP-binding protein encodes MIEADQLSRRFGALMAVEGVDLRVEPGQVLGLLGPNGAGKSTLMRMLAGYLSPSGGRALIDGIDVWASPVKAKRRLGYLPEGAPSYGEMTVREFLYFIGRIRGMTLETGRRRLDRVVQELQLEAVMDQIIESLSKGLRRRVGLAQAILHDPPVLMLDEPTDGLDPNQKHTVRQLIDAMARDRTILVSTHLLEEVHALCNRVSIMAAGKVLVNATPAELERSSRYHGAVSFSAPGSSLAQEMLGRLPQVAGIEVDPIDGRITVFPRSGERILEAVEGLLAMQGLQVSEIQLERGRLDEVFRELTCTPPARSAREAP; translated from the coding sequence ATGATTGAAGCCGATCAACTTTCTCGTCGTTTTGGCGCCCTGATGGCTGTCGAAGGGGTCGATCTTCGCGTCGAACCCGGGCAGGTGCTGGGTTTGCTGGGCCCCAACGGGGCTGGCAAGTCGACCTTGATGCGGATGCTGGCCGGTTACCTCAGCCCCAGTGGCGGGCGGGCCCTGATTGACGGCATCGATGTCTGGGCTTCACCGGTGAAAGCCAAGCGCCGGCTGGGCTATCTGCCCGAGGGGGCGCCCAGCTATGGCGAAATGACGGTCCGGGAATTTCTGTACTTCATCGGCCGGATCCGTGGCATGACGCTGGAGACCGGTCGTCGCCGGCTGGATCGGGTAGTGCAGGAGCTGCAGCTGGAGGCCGTCATGGACCAGATCATCGAGAGCCTCTCCAAGGGGCTGCGGCGGCGTGTCGGTCTGGCCCAGGCGATTCTGCACGATCCGCCGGTGCTGATGCTGGACGAGCCTACCGATGGCCTGGATCCCAACCAGAAACATACGGTGCGGCAACTGATCGACGCGATGGCCAGGGATCGCACCATTCTCGTTTCCACCCATCTGCTGGAGGAAGTGCATGCCTTGTGCAATCGGGTCAGCATCATGGCGGCGGGCAAGGTGCTGGTGAATGCGACGCCGGCGGAACTGGAGCGCAGCTCCCGCTATCATGGCGCGGTGTCATTCAGCGCTCCCGGCAGCAGCCTGGCCCAGGAGATGCTGGGACGTCTGCCGCAGGTGGCAGGTATCGAGGTCGATCCCATCGATGGCCGGATCACGGTATTTCCGCGCAGTGGCGAGCGCATTCTGGAGGCCGTTGAAGGCCTGTTGGCCATGCAGGGCTTGCAGGTTTCCGAAATCCAGCTGGAACGCGGGCGGCTGGACGAAGTCTTTCGCGAGCTGACCTGCACGCCTCCGGCGCGCTCTGCGCGGGAGGCGCCATGA
- a CDS encoding DUF423 domain-containing protein, with amino-acid sequence MSATSPCRFTPLAVALAGASAVVCGAFGAHALSTRLDPQQMAIWHTAVSYHFWHVLAMALAAIGCRGRARRRAVQLLLAGIVLFSGSLYALALGAPHWTGIITPFGGLAFIAGWLVLGLGLRQPPD; translated from the coding sequence GTGTCTGCCACCTCTCCCTGTCGCTTCACCCCCCTCGCCGTCGCGCTGGCTGGCGCCAGTGCCGTCGTCTGCGGTGCTTTCGGTGCCCATGCGCTCAGTACCCGGCTGGATCCGCAGCAGATGGCGATCTGGCATACCGCCGTCAGTTATCACTTCTGGCATGTGCTGGCGATGGCTCTGGCAGCCATCGGCTGTCGGGGACGGGCCCGCCGCCGGGCGGTGCAGCTGCTGCTGGCCGGTATCGTGCTGTTCAGTGGCAGCCTGTATGCCCTGGCGCTGGGGGCGCCGCATTGGACCGGCATCATCACGCCCTTTGGCGGGCTGGCCTTTATTGCCGGCTGGCTGGTGCTGGGTCTGGGCCTGCGTCAGCCCCCGGACTGA
- a CDS encoding SPFH domain-containing protein, whose translation MNEQLQERTGFSIAGLPMLGALLLLMLLSCLGLLTRAPALMLVSGLLFATALLGCKGLVQITSNEAAVLQLFGRYAGTLRHDGLRWTNPFYTRIRRSLRIRNFESGKLKVNDAHGNPIEIASIVVWQVVDTARATFGVNDYASFVQIQAESALRQIAQGYAYDSHGDDSTPALRGNDEAITDDLCRHIQARVGEAGVKVIEARISHLAYAPEIAMAMLQRQQADAIVAARSRIVEGAVGMVGMALDSLASQGVVELDEERKATMVSHLLVVLCGDRAAQPVINTGSLYA comes from the coding sequence ATGAACGAACAACTTCAGGAACGTACGGGTTTTTCTATCGCCGGCCTGCCAATGCTGGGCGCGCTGCTGCTGTTGATGCTGCTCAGTTGCCTCGGCCTGCTGACGCGCGCCCCTGCGCTGATGCTGGTCAGCGGACTACTCTTCGCCACCGCCCTGCTCGGCTGCAAGGGACTGGTGCAGATCACGTCCAACGAAGCTGCGGTCCTGCAACTGTTCGGCCGCTATGCCGGCACGCTGCGCCATGACGGGCTGCGGTGGACCAACCCCTTCTATACCCGGATCCGCCGCTCGCTGCGGATCCGCAATTTCGAGAGCGGCAAGCTGAAGGTCAACGACGCCCACGGCAACCCCATCGAGATCGCCAGCATCGTGGTCTGGCAGGTCGTCGACACGGCGCGTGCCACCTTCGGCGTCAATGACTACGCCTCCTTCGTGCAGATCCAGGCCGAGTCGGCCCTGCGCCAGATCGCCCAGGGCTATGCCTATGACAGCCATGGCGATGACAGCACGCCGGCCTTGCGCGGCAATGACGAGGCCATCACCGACGATTTGTGCCGCCATATCCAGGCTCGGGTCGGCGAAGCCGGCGTCAAGGTGATCGAGGCCAGGATCAGCCATCTGGCCTATGCCCCGGAAATCGCGATGGCGATGCTGCAGCGCCAGCAGGCCGATGCCATCGTCGCCGCCCGCAGCCGGATCGTCGAAGGCGCCGTCGGCATGGTCGGCATGGCGCTGGACAGCCTTGCCAGCCAAGGTGTGGTCGAACTGGACGAAGAACGCAAGGCGACCATGGTCAGCCACCTGCTGGTCGTGCTCTGCGGCGACCGGGCGGCCCAGCCGGTGATCAATACCGGCAGCCTTTATGCCTGA
- a CDS encoding GldG family protein — protein sequence MLRRNEVIQRRRWLWLGLALLLPSYLCLLALSNLTLRNVRIDLTRDGLYTLTPGTVGITSHLRHPIRLTLYFSAHATADAPQLRSYEQRVVDMLREMAARSHNRLRLKVIDPMPYSDDEVSAESYGLTPLSGGSNGEQLFMGLVAKVAVGEEPHADRGIDAQEGRVLTIPLLDPSREAFLEYDVAKLLYELNAPTRPTVGIYSTLPINGNPVLGDRPWTLLEQFRQLFNVKMLEHQQLAHLDARTNVLLLIHPKRLSDDELDGLDQYVLSGGHLVVFVDPYSEVDNAPYVDSSGLIDDHSSNLPRLFQAWGLRYDPGQAVVDRSLALPIELADNSRISHPAMLGLGGGQINHHDVITASLQRINVSSAGYFDLLPGTRSRLLPLLQTSAEAESMPVERVIEATSDPAGLLDGYHPDGNHYVLAARVQGINHTAFPERSAVVGHLQTSTQPREVIVVGDTDLLTDRLWLRFTQSLLGQPQLSALANNGDLVANMADYLSGSSALLSIHGRTTGQRHFTRVQSLQRAADQKFLMKKQELQHELSETRRRLAELQPVKGGTDSGLSPDQKQEVEQFLHRQLAINEELREVQHHLNAEIDALGQRLKMINIALMPLLVALSGLWFAWRRTRRRRIGRDG from the coding sequence GTGTTGCGCCGCAACGAAGTGATCCAGCGTCGCCGTTGGCTCTGGCTAGGGCTGGCATTGCTGCTGCCCAGCTATCTGTGCCTGCTGGCGCTGAGCAATCTGACCCTGCGGAATGTGCGCATCGACCTGACCCGTGACGGGCTGTACACCCTGACCCCGGGCACGGTCGGCATCACCAGCCATCTGCGTCATCCGATCCGGCTGACCCTGTATTTCAGCGCCCATGCGACGGCTGATGCGCCGCAATTGCGCAGCTACGAGCAGCGCGTGGTCGACATGCTGCGGGAAATGGCAGCCCGTTCGCACAACCGCTTGCGGCTGAAGGTCATTGATCCCATGCCGTATTCGGATGACGAGGTCAGTGCCGAAAGCTATGGCCTGACCCCCTTGAGCGGGGGAAGCAATGGCGAACAGCTGTTTATGGGGCTGGTCGCCAAGGTTGCTGTCGGTGAGGAACCGCATGCGGATCGGGGTATCGATGCGCAGGAGGGCCGGGTCCTGACGATTCCGCTGCTGGATCCCAGCCGCGAGGCCTTTCTGGAATACGATGTGGCCAAGCTGCTGTACGAGCTGAACGCGCCGACCCGACCCACGGTCGGGATTTATTCCACCCTGCCGATCAACGGCAATCCGGTGCTGGGGGATCGGCCCTGGACATTGCTGGAACAGTTTCGGCAGCTGTTCAACGTGAAGATGCTGGAACACCAGCAGCTGGCCCACCTCGATGCCCGCACCAATGTGCTGCTGCTGATCCACCCCAAACGGCTCAGCGATGACGAACTGGACGGCCTGGACCAGTATGTGCTCTCCGGCGGCCATCTGGTGGTATTTGTCGATCCCTATTCCGAGGTCGACAATGCCCCCTATGTCGACAGCAGTGGCTTGATCGACGATCACAGTTCCAATCTGCCTCGCCTGTTCCAGGCCTGGGGGCTGCGATATGATCCCGGCCAGGCGGTAGTGGACCGCAGTCTGGCACTGCCGATCGAGCTGGCAGACAACAGCCGTATCTCGCATCCGGCAATGCTTGGGCTGGGCGGTGGCCAGATCAATCACCATGACGTGATCACCGCCAGTCTGCAGCGCATCAATGTCAGCAGTGCAGGCTATTTCGATCTGCTGCCGGGGACCCGCTCCCGGTTGCTGCCTTTGCTGCAGACCTCGGCAGAGGCCGAGTCGATGCCGGTGGAGCGGGTGATCGAGGCGACCAGTGATCCGGCTGGGCTGCTGGATGGCTATCATCCTGACGGCAACCACTATGTGCTGGCGGCCCGGGTCCAGGGCATCAACCACACCGCGTTTCCGGAGCGCTCGGCCGTGGTTGGACATCTGCAGACCTCGACACAACCCCGTGAAGTCATTGTGGTCGGCGATACGGACCTGCTGACGGACCGGTTGTGGCTGCGCTTCACCCAGAGCCTGCTGGGGCAGCCGCAGCTGAGCGCACTGGCCAACAATGGCGACCTGGTCGCCAATATGGCCGATTATCTCAGCGGTTCCTCGGCCTTGCTGTCGATTCACGGGCGAACCACCGGCCAGCGCCACTTCACTCGTGTACAGTCCCTGCAGCGTGCGGCAGACCAGAAGTTCCTGATGAAAAAGCAGGAGCTGCAGCATGAGCTGAGCGAGACCCGCCGCCGACTGGCCGAGCTGCAGCCGGTCAAGGGCGGGACGGACAGTGGACTGAGCCCTGACCAGAAGCAGGAAGTTGAGCAGTTTCTGCACCGCCAGCTGGCGATCAACGAGGAACTGCGCGAAGTCCAGCATCATCTCAATGCCGAGATCGATGCCTTGGGCCAGCGCCTGAAAATGATCAATATCGCCTTGATGCCGTTGCTGGTCGCGTTGTCCGGCCTGTGGTTCGCCTGGCGGCGGACCCGGCGGCGGCGGATCGGGAGAGACGGCTGA